TCTTGCCCCCGCCCCAATCCGGCTGAGGCTCACGGCCCCCTCACTCCTGTCCCCTGCAGACGGCACGGAGGTGGCGAGCGCAGCGGCCGCTCCTGGCCCGCAGCGGCAGCTGGTGGAGGAGCTGCAGAGCCGCTACAGGCAGATGGAGGAGCGCATCACCTGTCCCATCTGCATCGACAGCCACATCCGCCTAGTGTTTCAGTGTGGCCACGGCGCGTGCGCGCCTTGCGGCGCAGCGCTCAGCGCGTGCCCCATCTGCCGCCAGCCGGTGCGCGACCGCATCCAGATCTACGTGTGACCGGCAGTGCCCGGCCCCCGCCCACCCGTGTTTTATAAAAGGATCCATGCACTCTGCCGTCTGTTCCTGCCTGTGGCCGGTCCCCCTAACCCCCTTGTCCCGACTCGGCCTCTCCCATCCGGCAGGGCTCCTGCCGAgcgccccccaccccctccccggcCTCACGTGTCCTGCCAGCCCGGGGCTCTTccagccccgccccgcccccagaTCGGGAACAGCCTCTACAGGCCGGCCGTAAGCTGCTGGCCCCCCCCACCCCGTCTGTGTCCGACGGAGAAGGGGGGCCGGGACCGCTCTGTCCTCTGGCTACGCGTTGGGCGGGCCTGCTCGAGCCGCCCCGCCCCATTCTGGAGGCCGGGACCCCAATGTGGACCCAGCCGGGGACCTACCCCCGACCCCCAGCAGCGCTCCTGCTACCTCCCAGACACTCCCTCCTCCCCCTGTTCCTCTGGGGCAGGGCGCGTCCCCGCGGGAACTGTAGGCCCAGGCTTGGCGGCTGAGCAAACTTGGGGAGGGGGGGCTGGTTGGATCTCAGGACCGGAGAACATGGGAGGGGGGACACGGACCTGGGGAGGCGGTGGCACACGCGGGGGCGAACTTTTTGCAGCAAGTATTTAGCCACGAAGGGGGGGTGCTGCCCTGGGCTGGTGCCGGCGCTTTCCAAGAACCACCCGCCGTGCACCGCCCCGCGGAGCCACACGGCTGCCCGCCAGCTGCTTGGCGCTGACCCAGCTGGCTAGACCCACGCTGTCACCCTGGCTAAGGCTGGaatggaaggaggagagaggaccGGACgcgccctccccaccccaccctcccgCAGTCCGCCCTGCCCTCAAGGGCCGCCAACCCCATCCCTCTTCCCGCCAAGAGGCTTCCCACCAAACCCTGCCTGCTGGGCTCATAGCACCTTCATGTTTTGGGGGCTCAGCGCACCCACTCTCGCTGCCCCCTCAACCTGGACGGTTCCACGTTTTAGACGCCCCGCGCTGAACTCCGCTTCCCGTTTCTCCCTCTCGGTAGACCCCAGCCCCTTCTGCGCCCATTCGGGGACTCTCGCTCCCCAACCTCCCACGCACGACTCGTTTTCTCCCAGCTTCCTACCTGAGGGTCCTGCCCTCCCAGGCCCGCCCCTCCGCTGGCTTTTTCCTGGCGCTCCCGGGCCCTTGCCCCGCAGCCTTGTCCCTTCTGCAGTCTCCTTCCAGACGCCACGTCCCCatgtctcccccctcccccagcctctctCCGCCCCGTCAGCCGCCCCAAACTCAGTTGCCGCGTCCCCTCCCCTCAGCTTTCGCGGGGACGCGTCCTGGGCTGGCCCCACGGAGCCGCCAGAGCCAGGACGGAGACTCGACTCCCGGGTCTCATCTGGTgcatggggggagggggtgtcCGTTTGAAGAAAAAGCCATTGGGGTCATTCAGCCCCCAGCCGATGAGGAGACCCCGTTGACCGCCCTTCCCTAAGCCTGAGCCCCTGGCGTGCGCCTCCTCCCTGGCTGCCCCGGGCCTCCACACACTCTGGAGTCCTCCCGGTGCCCCAAGGGGCGCCGCCCGGCAGGCCCTGCCCAGGCTCCTGCCACCGACCGCCAAGACGCGGGTCCCCGCGGCCCAGGCTGCAGTGGCTGGGAGATCCGACCGTAGGCGGCCAGCTGGTTCCCTTCAGCGCGGCCGCGCCTCCGCGCCCCCCCCCCCGGGGGCTGTAACCCGAGCCGCCCCTCCTCCCGTGCCGCGCTGCTCCACGCGCCGGACAGCGAGCCCGCAGCACCATGGGCCGCGGGGCCTGCGCCCCCTCGAAGGCGTCGGGGGCGCCCGGGCAGGACCGCCGGTTCGGAGCTGTCCTGGGCGCCCTGTGCCTGCTCCCCGCGCTGGTGCTGCTGGCCCGGCCCGGGGTCCCAGCGGCGCAGGTGAGAGCGGGCGGCCGGGCGGGGCCGGGAAGGGGGGCCGGGCGGGTGTGTCCAAGCGTCCGTGGACTGGGGCGTCCGTGGGTAAGTGCATTCGTGGGTCTGGCCGctgggctggggggtggggaagcAGCACATCTGGCTCCAGCCCCGCCTACTCGGTTCTTTCCCAGTTTTCGGTAACCGTTTTATTTCTTGTGTAACAGTAACACTCTATTGGGAAAGGATAAGGGCAAACTCAGAAAATCCTAAAGCGGGACGGTCAGTCAACGCTCgcaacccccaccccccccagccTATTCCTGTAGCCTCGGGGTTGGGGAACCTCCTTGCTGCCTCCCACGCCACTCGCTTCTCTTGAAGGGAGATGTGGCGGCGCCGGACCCCGCAGGTGTCCCTGTCACCCCCGTCCCTGGCTCGCCACCCCTTCAGGCGCCCCGCAGACGCCGCTACACGCTGACCCCGGCCCGGCTACGATGGGACCACTTCAACCTCACATACAGGTGCGGATCCTGGGCCTGGGGGCAGCCCCCGCCTAACTGATCTCCTCAGGATCCTCTCCTTCCCACTGCTCCCGACCTTGTCCCACCCCCAGGATCCTGTCCTTCCCACCACCCCTGACTCCCCCCAAGGATCCTGTCCTTCCCACCACCCCTGACTCCCCCCCGAGGATCCTGTCCTTCCCATCACCCCgactcccccccccccaggaTCCTGTCCTTCCCACCACCCCTGACTCCCCCCCCAGGATCCTGTCCTTCCCACCACCCCTGACTCCCCCCCCAGGATCCTGTCCTTCCCACCACCCCTgactcccccccccccaggaTCCTGTCCTTCCCACCACCCGGACCTTGACCCCCCAGGATCCTCTCCTTCCCGCGGAACCTGCTGAGTCCCAGCGAAACCCGTCGGGGCCTGGCTGCCGCCTTCCGCATGTGGAGCGACGTGTCCCCCTTCAGCTTCCGCGAGGTGGCCCCCGAGCAGCCCAGCGACCTCCGTATAGGTGGGCGCCTGCCCTGCCCTGGCCCGGCCCCGCCCGCGGCCCGCTCAGCCTCGTGCTCCCCCCAGGCTTCTACCCAATCAACCACACGGACTGCCTGACCTCAGCCCTGCACCACTGCTTCGACGGCCCCACGGGCGAGCTGGCCCACGCCTTCTTCCCCCCGCACGGTGGCATCCACTTCGACGACAGCGAGTACTGGGTGCTGGGCCCCACTCGGTACAGCTGGAAAAAAGGTGACCCGCGCTGCCCACTCCAGCCGCGCATCCCTAGTGCCGCCCCTCCCTGGCGCCGGGCACCACCGCGGGGCTACAGCGGGAGGGACGTGGGGGTGGCGGACATTTGGGGTCAAACTGGCTGGGCTGGGAGGCCGCGGGGCGGGAAGGTCACAGGCCTGAGGTTCCAGCTCCCCGAACCTCCCCCTCAACCCGCGGCCGCTGAGGGCGCTGAGCTGCATTCCTGGGGCCCGAGTCACGGCCTGTCTCGGGACGTTGTTATCTTCCGAGGCCGCTGCGGCTCCACGTGGCACAGCCAGCAGGGTGGAGGCAACGGGCTGGGGTCTTCGTAGCGCTGACCCCCCGGCCTGCAGGCGTGTGGCTCACGGACCTGGTGCACGTGGCAGCCCACGAGATCGGTCACGCACTGGGCCTGATGCACTCGCAGCACGTCCGGGCCCTCATGCACCTCAACGCCACGCTGCGTGGCTGGAAGGCGCTGTCGCAGGACGAGATGTGGGGGCTGCACCGGCTCTACGGTGAGGTGGAGTAGGAAAGGGGGTGCTTGTGGGCGGGGCGCGGAGGACAGTGCTGTTGGGGGGGGGCCGGTGCGGGTGGGTATTGGGGGCAGGAGGTGCAGGTGGGaggcgggggtgggggcgggCCCAGGTGGGACGAGGGCAGGCCCTGAGCCGGAGCCGCCTTCCGCAGGCTGCCTGGACCGGCTCTTTGTGTGCGCATCCTGGGCGCGGAGGGGCTTCTGTGATGCCCGACGGAGGCTCATGAAGCGACTCTGTCCCAGTAGCTGTGACTTTTGCTACGGTGACTCCAGGGCGGAGGAGTGGGTGGACCTTCTCGGGTTTGTTTCTGTGTTCTCTAGGAGGAGGTGGGGGTACTGATGTGgcactcccccctcccccggaACAGAGTTCCCCTTCCCCACGGTGGCGGCCACCCCACCGCCCCCCAGGACCAAAACCAGGCTGGTGCCTGAAGGCAGGAACGTGACCTTCCGCTGCGGCCAGAAGATCCTGCACAAGAAGGGCAAAGTGTAGTGAGTGCTGGGTGGGAGGCAGACCTGGGGGTCGGAGGGGCAGGTGGGCGGCCTAGCCTAGctgcccgccccccgcccccgcagcTGGTACAAGGACCAGGAGCCCCTGGAGTTCTCCTATCCCGGCTACCTAGCGCTGGGCGAGGCACACTTGAGCATCATCGCCAACGCCATCAACGAGGGCACCTACACGTGCGTGGTGCGGAGGCGCCAGCGGGTGCTCACTACCTACTCGTGGCGCGTCCGCGTGAGGAGCTAGTGCGCCTCCTGCAGCCGGGGCCCCGCAGAAATGGGGGCTGATAAAGTGCTTTCTCTACTAGTTTGTCTTTGCCTGTTCTTGGCGGGAAGGCCCTCTGGGCAGGGTTGCAGTCTTGGTGGGAAGCTCTAGAGACCAGGACAACCCCCTTCCCCTCACAGCTGCTTGGGGTCAGGGTGTGGCCTTCAAAGGCAGAGAGAAGACTAGAGAAATAAAGGCTTTTGCCCCACTTAGGCTCATTACACTATGGGGTAGGGCCCAAGAGCTGGCAGCATTGCCGGGGTGCAGGCTGAGCTGGGGCAGAGCCCTTGATCATCCAGGGTTTGCTCAGAGGTGCATGAGACAAACAAGGCTTCCTGTAAGAGATGCCATGAAGGGCCTGGGAGGACAGGGGGGGTGGGGCAGCGGGGCCTCCAAAGCCTTTCCTGATGGGGGGGGGGTCAGTGGGTGCAGCCTGGGGTGGGAACTCAGGGCTGAGGGGTGGTTTGCATGGTTAGGTGCCAGCTAGCTTGGGCAGAGGCGGAAGGCCCCAGCCTCTTCCGCTGCCAGAAGCTGGTGCCCTGTCTAGCCACACCAGTCACTGCAGGCTGGGCAGGAGCCAAAGGCTGCCTTGTTGCCTTCGCCTCCAGGGCCCTGGCCTGCATCTTCCACAGCATCTCACCCAATCGGGTTCTAGCTCTTGTACCAAGCTCCTGACAACCTGGGTTCTAGGCCTTTTCCTCTGCCTGGCCCTGATGTTGCTGAGGCAGCCAGGGGAGGCGGCATTGGAAATGAGGTCAGACAGCTAAGGACCCACCAGTGTGAGCCACCCTGTCCCTTCACCTGTGCCAGAGCAAGGGAGCCTCCCACCAGATTCAGCTCTGGGCCAGAATGATACTCCAGAGTTTAGAAGGAAACCCCAGAGTTTTTTCAATAGTTCACTACACTTAAAAACTAACATCCTATTGTATAAAAACTCCGGTGTGAGAACAGCAAACACAGTGGCTTGTGGGGCCTGGGCAGGGGCTTACAGCCACGTGGACAATGCTGGGAGGGATCCCAGGGTGTCCACCTGGGTCACTGAGGTCGGCGGCCTCAGAAGGAAGCAGGAAAGTGCTTGCTTCCATGCCTACTAGAAGGTCGCCAGGCCCAGGACATGAATCCCGCAAGATTAACACCCAGAAAAAACCCTCCCACAGCACTGGCTCCAAATTACTACCACTGTCCGACTGGCTGGCCGCCTGGGCTCAGCTTGGCTGCCCGTTTGTGTGTGCTCGCATGCGTGTATGAGGGTGCGTGTGTACGTGTCCAAGTGTGTGTGGGAGAACGTGCCGTACACATTTGCCCCTTAATGCCCAGCTTCTTCACACTGGGCACCCCCAGGACAAGTCTGATCGACCTGAAAAAAGAGCCTTTCCCTCTACAACAAGGAAAATATGATTTAATTCTATAAATTTACAtgccaaaataaaattaaaatgtggaaaatgaaGTAAGAACACGACAAGGAGCTCTGAGTCCGGGCTTCCTGGCCCCAGAGGTCCCTGAAGCTCTGGTTTGGGGATGCAATCTGGACGATGACAGCGCACTAACCACTGTGTCGCCCAGGGGAGCCTTGTGCCCCCACCCCACCTGGCCAGGCCCCACCCACTGGGCGTGTGCTACATCCTGCTCTGAGGTCAGAACTTGAGACTGAAGCCGGGGCCGGCGGCTGAGGCCCCCTGGTTTGTGGTGGTCAGGTGGAAGCCGGTCTCCTTGAGGTCATCATcaccctggggtgggggggtgggggggaggtgagTCAGTGTACCCTGAGGACATGCCCCCCAGCTGGCCCTGCTGGTGAGAACCCCCCCAGTTCCCTCCCTGTGAggatcccctccctccctcctcagcaGCCCCACCCATGAGGACCCTCTCCCTCCAACAGCCCTCTTCCTTTGAAGACCCTCTGGCCCATCAGCCCTGCCTGTGAAGATACCCCTCTCCCTGGGGCCCCTCACCAGCTGGCTGTAGCCCAGGCCCCCCTCAGGCGGCCGTGGGCTGGTGCCACGCTTCACACGCTGCTGCTCACTCTTGGCGGGCCATGTGGGGAACATGGAGGGGTCAATGGGGAGGGGGGTCTCGCGGAAATACTCATGCTTGAGGCCATCTTCAGCATTGATCCTCCGCCCGGGGAAGTAGGTCAGAAACCTGGGGAGAGCAGGGCACCTGGGTCCCAGCAGTGCAGGGGGCAGCTGGGCTGTGGAGGTGGGGCCAGGATGATGGAAAGGCCCCAGATGCcccctccaggggagaaagagtgCCCAGGGTCCCTGGGACTCGGCTGCCAAGAGCAGGGTGTGCTGGGGGAGGGGTGGTTCTAGAAAGGCACATGTAGCAGGCAGGCCTGGGCCAGCACTGGGCCCCACGGCCGCAGAGATGAGGCAGCCGGCCCCTCTAGTGGCGATACTTACTTGTTCATGAGGTCAAAGCCCTGGTCAGAGAGCAGTGCCCCAAAGCGCTTGCGGAGGTTGTTATAGGGGTACTCTGTGAACGTCATCTTCTTGACTGCAGGGAGGTCACTGTAGCCAGGCCAGATTTTCTCACTGGGGGTTCCCAGGTCCTAGGAAGACAGGGACGCCTCAGAATAGCCTGGGTGAACTACAGGGAAGGGTCCACCACCTGGCGGCTGACACCAAGTCAGATCGTCAGAGAGCAGCCCGCAGAACAGCCACCAGTGACTGCCACACCCACCCAGCCCCAGCACGTGGCCCCCTACCTTAAACACTTTGTTGATCTGGTCGATGTCCGACTTGCCAGGGAAAAGGGGCTTCTGAGTCAGCAGCTCCCCAAAGATGCAGCCCACAGACCACATGTCAATGGCTGTGGAGTACTCCTGCAAGGCCAAGGTTCCCAGCTAAGTGAGTCAGGACAGCTCCCCGGGCTCAGGGCGGGGCCACCATGCAGCCCTATGGGCTGCATCCCCCTCCAGGCACCTGTGCACACTCACCTTGGCACCAAGCAGTAGCTCTGGAGCACGGTACCACAGGGTCACCACAACTGGGGTGTAGGCCTTCAGTGGGGACCCATACTCACGCGCCAGCCCAAAGTCACCCACCTGGAAAGGCCATGGGATAAGCTAtggcagggccctgtggcatcatggtggggggtggggggaaggggtaaCAGCAGGGAGGGTGGAGGTGGGAGATGGGAGCAATGATGGTGGGGGGGCATGGTAGGGGCAGGAGGTGAAGGTGGCAGGGGTGGAGATGGTGTTGGGGAGGTGTGGGGAGGAGGTGATGTGGGGGTGGAGGTGATGGGGTGGAGATGGTGTGGGGATGGAGGTGGTGTGGGGGAGGAGGTGGTGTGGGGATGGAGGTGATGTGAGGGTGAAGGTGATGTGAGGGTGGAGGTGGTATGCAGAGATGGTGATGTAGGGGTGGAAGTGATGTGGCGGAAGAGGTGGTGTGGCAGAGAATGTGGTGTCAGGGTGGAGATAATATGCGGAAAAGGTGATATGGGCGAGGAGGTGTGGGGAGGTGAtgtgggggaggtggtgggaaggAGGTGATGGGGTGGAGGTGATGAGAGGGAGGTGATGGGGTGGAGGTGATGAGGGGGAGGAGGTGGTGGGGTGCAAGTGGTAGGGTGGAGGTGGTGTGGGGGAGGTGGTATGGGGAGGAGGTAGTGGGGTAGATGTGGTGTGGGGGAAGTGGTGGTGTGGGGGAGGTGGTGTAGGGGAGGTAGTATGGGGATGAGGTGGTGGGGTGGAGGTGGTGTGGGGTAGAGGCGGAGGACAGGGTGGGGGCAAGTCCACCTTGAGGACACCGGCGTGGCTCAGAAGCAGGTTGGACGTCTTGAGGTCACGGTGCAGAATCCAGTTGTCATGCAAGTGCCTCACCCCCCGCAGCAGCTGGATCATCAGGGTCTTCACTTCCCCTGGGAAAACAGGTGGGTCAcacacctcccctcccccatgaCAAGGAGAGGTGAGCTACAAGGACTGGTCCCTGGGACATCTGCCCAGAGCATGAGAGCTCAACGCTTTAGGCACCCCGCAGGCCAGGGCTCTCCCTGGAGTCAGATTTCAAGGACTGCGAGTGCACCCACTCAGAGACCGAGGGATCCCACCTCCCTTGCCCACCCCGGCTGCCGACACCCAGACTAGGGATTGCGGTGACACGAGAAGAGTTCGCTGTGTCACCCTCACAACATAACAACTTGTGTCTGTGCCACAGCACGTCTCCCTCCCACAGCTGTGGCTGTATCAACCAGTCCCCAGCATGGCCCCCGTAGGGCCTTGGCAGCACCTGGCAGGAAAGGCTGCTTCATGGTCTCCATCAGGCTTTTCAGATCGTGCTCTACATAGTTCATCACGATGTAGATCTTGTCCATGTTGCTTCCCACAACAATCTCCTAGAAAACGTCAAGGGTGTGGGTGAGGATGCACATGCGGGGGCCCTGCAGAGGGGTGTGGGGCCCCTGCCTCTGCAGAAATGACATCTGGAAGCACACACTACAGAACAGTGAGGACTCCACTATTCCCACTATGACAAGAGTGTCTAAGGAAACACTTGGGCCACGTGCCCCTAGACCCTGGGGGACGTGGGCCCCCCATATGGGATGACAAGAAGTGTCAGGTGTCAGGCCTAAGCAGGGTGGATGGGGACAGGGAGTGGGCGGAGCCTTACTCTGACAGTGACGATGTTGGGGTGCTGGGCCTTGAGGATGGTGTTGATTTCTCTTAGCGACGTGATGGGAAAtccctccttttccttttccattttcagCCGTTTCAGAGCCACAATTTCATCTGTAGTGAAAACAGTTTAAAAACAAGAACTAAAAAAACACTCTTATAAAATCACGTTAAGAATATCAGCGAACTGAAACAGGATTTTATGTTTTGCTTATGAAGCCTTTGTTACTCCGCAGTGAGAGAGCACCTTTAGCTAACTGTGAGCCCAAACATGGCCTAGGCACTGAGAAGAaaattccacacacacacaaaaaaacacaaggCATATGTCCCTACACCTTTTCCCCAAAGGGCTGAGGAGGGTTTCTCGTTCACCCTGAGGAGGCTGACGAACCTCAGTGTCTCAAAGGCACCACTTGccctggacttccagaagaaacagctgcaagtgtGGAGAAGGCTGCATCAGGTGCAACTCTGTGTAGACACTGCTCCACTGGCTGACTCACTGAGACTGATGCAGGATAGAGTGCACGGGGACATGTGGGGATGCCTAGTGTCACAaaggggacatctaactcaggGCAATCCAAGCTACCTACTCTCACCAGCAGCCCTGGGTCTCCCATGTCCTTACACAGGTGACCCCCACTTCCTGGCACCTCTGCCTGTCCATGCACCCTCTTCTGAGAGCCAGCAGATGGGCACGGCTTGTTCTAGAATATGCAGAAATATACCAGGACATCTCAGACTGGCTCTCCCACCGTGTGAAGGGCGTGTTCCATTCCACAGCACACTGCCCACCCACCTGGCCTCTCAGCCAGAGAACGGCCAGGCTCTCTGCACCCCAGTCCCTGACCCTCCCCTTTGTGGGACCACCATGGGCTCTACCCACCTGTTTTTTTGTCCTTTGCTCTGTAGACCACCCCGTATGTGCCCTCTTCGATCCTGTTTAGGCACTGGAACTCCTCCACACTCCGGCAGCCCTGGGGGGAGCAAGGATGTGAGAGCTGGGCCAGGACCCCCAGGCTGGGTCAGAGACGCCCTCTCCTCAGACTTGTGGGCTGTGTCAGAGCCCTGTGGACTGGACCAGGATTCCTGGGCTGGGTGAGGACCCCCAAGCTAGGCCAGGACCCCAGGCTGGGCCAGGACCCCTATGCTGCGTTAGGGATGCCCTCTCCTCAGACTCGAGGGCTGTGTCAGAGCCCTCCAGATTGGACCAGGATACCCGGGCTGGGCCAGGACCCCCAAGCTGGGCCAGAACCCCTAAGCTGGGTCAGGGTCGCCTATTTCCTCAGGTCTATGGCCTCGCCCCCCTGCCCACTCATTGTGCCTACACAAAGCAGCGTAGCAAAACCGCTGGGTGTGTCTTTGGGGGGGGCCAGGGTGAGGTGAGAGCGGCACCAGAAGCAACTTTCTCCTTTCTGTATTTCCTTCTGTGAGCACGGGCTACTTTATTATAGATACGACGAAGCAAAGTCCCTCCATACTGACACCTCCGTGTGAAGACCCAGGGTTACCTCATTCTCTGTGCATCCCCCCCATGCCTTTCCACACCTTGGGGCACAGTCAACCAGTGCAGGCCTGGCTGAGCTAGGCAACTCAAACACTCTGAGGGGCAGGTACACTGACTGGGGACAGCTGCCCAGGACACAGGTGTGACTCATGCCCGCTCTGCAGTGCACCCTCTGCAGCACCCTCCTCGGCACACAGGGACTGTGCCATGCGCTCAGGGTGGAAGGGGCTGACCTGCAGGGCGGGCAGGTACTTGGGCAGCTCCTGCTTGAGCTCGATTGGCGACAGGGCGGGGGAGTCGGGCACGCAGTCTCCTTCGGTGAGGGCGCTGCTCTGTGGGGTCCCCTCGCCCccttcttcctccccttcctcaCTCTCCCCGGAATCGCGATCAAATCGTGACTCTGGAACTTCAAAGGACACCCAGTTATAGAACCAGGAATAAGTATGATGTGCCAAGACCCTCTCCCCACTCTGGGGAAGATCCTGAACGTGGAAAAAACCCAGGGTGCTACTGAGGCCCCGCCCAGGAAAACTGCACCCCTGCACTTAGGGACACATGAGGAGACAGGGGCCAtctgcaggggcaggggcttaCCCACGAGGACATGGTTTTCGTTCTCTCGCTCATCGTCATCACTCATCTCCTCTTCGCTCACTTCTTCTGCAAGAGAAAGCAGGTGTCCACCCAGGTGACCGGAGCCAGCGTCGCGCTGTGGCACGCGCCAGACCCCTCGACGGGCAGAATGAGGGTCAGCTAAGCTGATGGAAAGCAAGAAGCATCTCAATAATCGAGTTGGGATCTCGTGGAGTCCCAGGTAGCAAGGCACCCTCaatttaaaaatgctttaaaagacTTCACGCTGCTTTTCTATACTATGTGTTCTATCTATAATATTCCGTGCTTTATAATTAAAGTTTAAAGTTTGTGCCCATGTTCTCCTCACCAGCTGACTGTTCGGAAGCATCCTCGGAATTGCTCCCCgtctcctcttcttcttcctcctcctcttcctcttcctcctcctcctcctcctccgacTCCTCACTGctgctcccctcctcctcctcttcttcctcctcctcctctgagcCGGACCCCGACTCCGCTAGAGGTAGGACACAGTCTCGAGGTGAGCCCACTGGCCTGGCTCTCACAGAGGCAAGCGAGGCCCAGGCCAGGTGTGTGGCCCAGTGTACAGCTACCTGAGGATGACTCTGCTGAGCTGGTCTTCCTCTCACTGTCACTGACATCTTGCAAGTCGGACAGGGGGtctctttcttccattttctcttcctttactgtgaaacagaccattgAAGACGAGTTGGGAGAAATGTCTTTAAATAAACaagataacaaaaaccaaaccaaacccactgccatcaagtcgattttgactcatagtggccccacagggtctccaaagctgtaaacctttatggaagcagactgccccatctttttcctgtggcgTGGCTGAGgtgtctgaactgccgaccttttggttagcagcccaacactttaaccactgtgccatcagagctccttaacAAGATAACAGCACCCAAAAATCAGGCGGTGCGTCTCACACAATGACTAACTTCGGCGTGTGCGAACAACAGCTCATCCCCATACACAGAACCGAAGGAGCCGCTCCTAAAAGGACCAGTAATCAACTTTTCGGGCAAGATTTACATGAACAGCTTTGTTACACATAAATGCTAACTGCTCCTGTCACAGCACGGAAGCGCTCTAACGAGCACACTATCTCATCCTGAAAAAGAACAGCAGGGCCTCGGCCCGCATTCCATGATGGCTTATGTGACCACAGGCTACAGTGGTCTGTGCATGGAGACCCCTGCACGTGGGCCTGAAGCAGGCCCGCCACCTCACCTGGCTTCCGGCCGTCACCCAGCTCGAACCTGTCCCGCGGTGGCCGGAGTGGGCTGCGGCTCCAGTGGCTGGCTTTCACCTTCTCACCATACTCCTCCCGCATGGTGCGGTGATGTGCAGACACTGGTAACCACAGAACAGACCAAGGGGTACGCTGCAGCACCCTCTTTCCTCCTCTCATCACCCCCACCTTCTGATGACAGAAATGCCCGCAGTGTGTACATGGTGCCTACAACACTTGGTGGGAGGCCAGGAAGCCCAGAGGCCATAAGTTGCCCTGAGGATTAAGCGGGCCTCCAGACTGATTCCCATTGGTCAGACAGGGAGGGGGAAGG
This DNA window, taken from Elephas maximus indicus isolate mEleMax1 chromosome 3, mEleMax1 primary haplotype, whole genome shotgun sequence, encodes the following:
- the LOC126072462 gene encoding cyclin-dependent kinase 11B isoform X1, with translation MGDEKDSWKVKTLDEILQEKKRRKEQEEKAEIKRLKNSDDRDSKRDSLEEGELRDHRMEITIRNSPYRREDSMEDRGEEDDSLAIKPPQQMSRKEKAHHRKDEKRKEKRRHRSHSAEGGKHARVKEKEREHERRKRHREEQDKARREWERQKRREMAREHSRRERDRLEQLERKRERERKLREQQKEQREQKERERRAEERRKEREARREVSAHHRTMREEYGEKVKASHWSRSPLRPPRDRFELGDGRKPVKEEKMEERDPLSDLQDVSDSERKTSSAESSSAESGSGSEEEEEEEEEEGSSSEESEEEEEEEEEEEEEEEEETGSNSEDASEQSAEEVSEEEMSDDDERENENHVLVVPESRFDRDSGESEEGEEEGGEGTPQSSALTEGDCVPDSPALSPIELKQELPKYLPALQGCRSVEEFQCLNRIEEGTYGVVYRAKDKKTDEIVALKRLKMEKEKEGFPITSLREINTILKAQHPNIVTVREIVVGSNMDKIYIVMNYVEHDLKSLMETMKQPFLPGEVKTLMIQLLRGVRHLHDNWILHRDLKTSNLLLSHAGVLKVGDFGLAREYGSPLKAYTPVVVTLWYRAPELLLGAKEYSTAIDMWSVGCIFGELLTQKPLFPGKSDIDQINKVFKDLGTPSEKIWPGYSDLPAVKKMTFTEYPYNNLRKRFGALLSDQGFDLMNKFLTYFPGRRINAEDGLKHEYFRETPLPIDPSMFPTWPAKSEQQRVKRGTSPRPPEGGLGYSQLGDDDLKETGFHLTTTNQGASAAGPGFSLKF
- the LOC126072462 gene encoding cyclin-dependent kinase 11B isoform X2, yielding MGDEKDSWKVKTLDEILQEKKRRKEQEEKAEIKRLKNSDDRDSKRDSLEEGELRDHRMEITIRNSPYRREDSMEDRGEEDDSLAIKPPQQMSRKEKAHHRKDEKRKEKRKHARVKEKEREHERRKRHREEQDKARREWERQKRREMAREHSRRERDRLEQLERKRERERKLREQQKEQREQKERERRAEERRKEREARREVSAHHRTMREEYGEKVKASHWSRSPLRPPRDRFELGDGRKPVKEEKMEERDPLSDLQDVSDSERKTSSAESSSAESGSGSEEEEEEEEEEGSSSEESEEEEEEEEEEEEEEEEETGSNSEDASEQSAEEVSEEEMSDDDERENENHVLVVPESRFDRDSGESEEGEEEGGEGTPQSSALTEGDCVPDSPALSPIELKQELPKYLPALQGCRSVEEFQCLNRIEEGTYGVVYRAKDKKTDEIVALKRLKMEKEKEGFPITSLREINTILKAQHPNIVTVREIVVGSNMDKIYIVMNYVEHDLKSLMETMKQPFLPGEVKTLMIQLLRGVRHLHDNWILHRDLKTSNLLLSHAGVLKVGDFGLAREYGSPLKAYTPVVVTLWYRAPELLLGAKEYSTAIDMWSVGCIFGELLTQKPLFPGKSDIDQINKVFKDLGTPSEKIWPGYSDLPAVKKMTFTEYPYNNLRKRFGALLSDQGFDLMNKFLTYFPGRRINAEDGLKHEYFRETPLPIDPSMFPTWPAKSEQQRVKRGTSPRPPEGGLGYSQLGDDDLKETGFHLTTTNQGASAAGPGFSLKF
- the LOC126072462 gene encoding cyclin-dependent kinase 11B isoform X3, which gives rise to MAREHSRRERDRLEQLERKRERERKLREQQKEQREQKERERRAEERRKEREARREVSAHHRTMREEYGEKVKASHWSRSPLRPPRDRFELGDGRKPVKEEKMEERDPLSDLQDVSDSERKTSSAESSSAESGSGSEEEEEEEEEEGSSSEESEEEEEEEEEEEEEEEEETGSNSEDASEQSAEEVSEEEMSDDDERENENHVLVVPESRFDRDSGESEEGEEEGGEGTPQSSALTEGDCVPDSPALSPIELKQELPKYLPALQGCRSVEEFQCLNRIEEGTYGVVYRAKDKKTDEIVALKRLKMEKEKEGFPITSLREINTILKAQHPNIVTVREIVVGSNMDKIYIVMNYVEHDLKSLMETMKQPFLPGEVKTLMIQLLRGVRHLHDNWILHRDLKTSNLLLSHAGVLKVGDFGLAREYGSPLKAYTPVVVTLWYRAPELLLGAKEYSTAIDMWSVGCIFGELLTQKPLFPGKSDIDQINKVFKDLGTPSEKIWPGYSDLPAVKKMTFTEYPYNNLRKRFGALLSDQGFDLMNKFLTYFPGRRINAEDGLKHEYFRETPLPIDPSMFPTWPAKSEQQRVKRGTSPRPPEGGLGYSQLGDDDLKETGFHLTTTNQGASAAGPGFSLKF